One window of the Caminibacter pacificus genome contains the following:
- the gltX gene encoding glutamate--tRNA ligase: MLRFAPSPTGDMHVGNLRVAIFNYIVARQKGEKLLIRIEDTDKERNIEGKDKEILDILNLFGIKYDQVVYQSSNFHIHQQMAKRLLENKKAFVCFCDEEELNFQREKAKLEKRPYRYSGKCENLTKAQVEELMKKKKPFVIRIKKPENDIEFKDLIKGDMKFTPFEVDSFVILRGDYTPTYNFACAIDDMLYDISLVIRGEDHLSNTPKQIHIRNSLGYDKEIKYAHLPIILNEEGKKLSKRENHASVKWLLEEGYLPEAIANYLILLGNSFEREVFTLEEAIEFFDLTKISRSPAKFDIEKLKFLNKEHMKRLKELHKIIGAHPSYEKLLEIFRDESDTLKEIKEKFDKIFKPAEDDEFKEQREILKEEILKGELEENYDEFKKRLMKNTGLKGKNLFMPLRELLINQKHGAEIKDLYSAMKPYLKEVIKTR; the protein is encoded by the coding sequence ATGCTAAGATTCGCTCCCTCTCCTACGGGTGATATGCACGTAGGGAATCTAAGAGTTGCCATATTTAACTACATAGTCGCCAGACAAAAAGGCGAAAAACTTTTAATCAGAATAGAAGATACGGACAAAGAGAGAAATATAGAAGGTAAAGATAAAGAAATTCTTGATATTTTAAATCTTTTCGGAATCAAATACGACCAAGTCGTTTATCAATCCTCAAACTTTCATATTCATCAGCAAATGGCAAAAAGACTTCTTGAAAACAAAAAAGCTTTTGTCTGTTTTTGTGATGAAGAAGAGCTTAATTTTCAAAGAGAAAAAGCCAAACTTGAAAAAAGACCTTACAGATATAGTGGAAAGTGTGAAAATCTGACAAAAGCTCAGGTAGAAGAGCTTATGAAGAAAAAAAAGCCGTTTGTTATTAGGATTAAAAAACCTGAAAATGATATTGAATTTAAAGACCTGATAAAAGGCGATATGAAATTTACCCCTTTTGAAGTCGATAGTTTTGTGATTTTAAGAGGAGATTATACTCCTACATACAATTTTGCGTGTGCTATTGACGATATGCTTTATGATATCTCTTTGGTTATTCGCGGAGAAGATCATCTAAGCAATACCCCAAAACAAATCCACATAAGAAATTCTTTAGGTTATGATAAAGAAATCAAATATGCTCATCTGCCTATAATTTTAAATGAAGAGGGTAAAAAACTTTCAAAAAGAGAAAATCACGCATCTGTAAAATGGCTTTTGGAAGAAGGGTATTTACCTGAAGCTATAGCGAATTATTTGATTTTACTTGGGAATAGTTTTGAACGTGAAGTTTTTACACTCGAAGAGGCGATAGAATTTTTCGATTTAACGAAAATTTCACGCTCACCTGCTAAATTCGATATTGAAAAACTAAAATTCTTAAATAAAGAACATATGAAAAGATTAAAAGAACTTCATAAAATTATCGGAGCTCATCCTTCTTATGAAAAACTTTTGGAAATTTTCAGAGACGAAAGCGATACTCTAAAAGAGATAAAAGAAAAATTTGATAAAATATTCAAACCGGCCGAAGACGATGAATTTAAAGAGCAAAGAGAAATTTTAAAAGAAGAGATTTTAAAAGGTGAGCTCGAAGAAAATTATGACGAATTTAAAAAACGTCTTATGAAAAATACGGGGCTTAAAGGTAAAAATCTGTTTATGCCTTTAAGAGAACTTTTAATAAACCAAAAACACGGAGCGGAGATAAAAGATTTGTATTCCGCAATGAAACCGTATTTAAAAGAAGTGATAAAAACAAGATAG
- a CDS encoding PAS domain-containing protein, whose product MNEQKIAEKLKAGKRLSKLDAPKKLINKEKVLSDNDFIVSKTDTKGYIIYCNRIFVEMAGWSRFELIGANHNIIRHPDMPKIAFKILWDLIQNKQEFFGFVKNLRKDGGFYWVFAYITPDLDLNGNIVSYTSFRKKPPRKAIEVMSDIYRQLVEAEKTGGISASYELLKKLLNANDENVIDKYQKLVFDLQKG is encoded by the coding sequence ATGAATGAGCAAAAAATTGCTGAAAAACTAAAAGCGGGAAAAAGGCTTTCGAAGCTTGACGCTCCTAAGAAATTAATAAATAAAGAAAAAGTTTTGAGTGATAACGACTTTATCGTCTCTAAAACCGATACCAAAGGGTATATTATTTATTGTAATCGCATTTTTGTAGAGATGGCGGGATGGAGTAGGTTCGAGCTTATCGGTGCGAACCATAATATTATTCGTCATCCCGATATGCCGAAAATCGCCTTTAAGATTCTTTGGGATTTGATACAAAACAAACAAGAATTTTTCGGATTTGTAAAAAATCTAAGAAAAGACGGTGGTTTTTATTGGGTTTTTGCTTATATTACGCCGGATTTGGATTTGAACGGAAATATAGTGAGTTATACTTCTTTTAGAAAAAAACCTCCAAGAAAAGCAATTGAAGTTATGAGCGATATTTACAGACAGCTTGTAGAAGCTGAAAAAACGGGCGGAATTAGTGCAAGCTACGAACTTCTAAAAAAACTTCTTAACGCAAACGACGAAAATGTAATCGATAAATATCAAAAATTAGTTTTTGATTTACAAAAGGGATAA
- a CDS encoding YggT family protein produces the protein MNTILISILQFINVVIGIYIWVVIIAALITWVQPNPFNPIVRFLYSVTEPVYAFIRRYIPTTFGGFDIAPIILILALQFLQILINNIIASLY, from the coding sequence ATGAATACGATACTTATAAGCATTTTACAATTTATAAACGTGGTGATTGGCATTTACATTTGGGTTGTGATAATCGCTGCATTGATTACATGGGTACAGCCGAATCCGTTTAATCCTATCGTTAGGTTTTTATATTCGGTAACGGAGCCTGTGTATGCGTTTATCAGACGCTATATACCTACTACGTTCGGGGGATTTGATATTGCGCCTATTATTTTGATTTTGGCTCTTCAATTTTTACAAATTTTAATAAATAACATAATAGCGTCGCTTTATTAA
- a CDS encoding methyl-accepting chemotaxis protein, which yields MNRVVITAILVIVASYLVFKGEYIGAIGALLPLVFVWWPKKEVKNENTLDKIQNVVEKAYNGEIYHRIILDDDKTKEEKIGWHINEMLDQIEDLLRESQNTIKAIIEGKDYRYILPSGLHGEFRNVAYEFEKAIESLKISKKVELIANLGKRFTQIDGGVPENLRRVGESIYKIDDSFKEIALKVKNSSKQADETYYIMQESKNDFEELSQKVMETSSEIEQMASQISSISDIVELIKDIADQTNLLALNAAIEAARAGEHGRGFAVVADNVRELAEKTQKATNEIAITIQTLQQQFMNISDNTSKVVQISEKSYKTLENFENLLNILQKELLDVSNISDINTLKLIFITFKLHHIIYKSNVYSSVTREHVEDFLLDINAENCMLGKWLEVPEIKEILIKTKYYSRFKKYHEEIHNIGHEVLLRVKKEGVTRENEDWYYDKLVELEKYAKLLFEEFEKFVETAKEEKLLEQILDASKKIHI from the coding sequence ATGAACAGAGTAGTTATAACCGCAATTTTAGTGATAGTTGCCTCATATTTGGTATTTAAAGGAGAGTATATAGGTGCAATCGGAGCATTACTACCTCTTGTATTCGTATGGTGGCCAAAAAAAGAAGTAAAAAACGAAAATACGCTTGATAAAATACAAAATGTAGTTGAAAAAGCATATAACGGAGAAATTTATCACAGAATAATTTTGGATGACGATAAAACCAAAGAGGAAAAAATCGGATGGCATATTAACGAAATGCTTGACCAAATCGAAGATTTGCTTAGAGAATCGCAAAATACCATTAAAGCGATTATAGAGGGTAAAGATTACAGATATATTCTCCCAAGCGGACTTCACGGAGAATTTAGAAACGTGGCTTATGAATTCGAAAAAGCTATCGAATCTCTTAAAATTTCCAAAAAAGTTGAATTAATTGCGAATTTGGGTAAAAGATTTACCCAAATAGATGGTGGAGTTCCTGAAAATTTAAGAAGAGTGGGTGAGTCCATTTATAAAATCGACGACTCTTTTAAAGAAATTGCTTTGAAAGTTAAAAATTCTTCAAAACAGGCAGATGAGACATATTATATTATGCAAGAGAGTAAAAACGATTTTGAGGAATTAAGTCAAAAAGTAATGGAAACTTCCAGCGAAATAGAACAAATGGCTAGTCAGATTAGTTCAATTTCGGATATCGTTGAGCTTATTAAAGATATTGCCGACCAAACGAATCTTTTGGCTCTAAATGCCGCAATCGAAGCCGCAAGAGCGGGAGAACACGGAAGAGGGTTTGCGGTAGTTGCCGATAACGTAAGAGAACTTGCCGAAAAAACTCAAAAAGCTACCAATGAAATAGCTATTACGATTCAAACTCTTCAACAACAATTTATGAATATCAGCGATAATACTTCAAAAGTCGTGCAAATCAGTGAAAAATCTTATAAAACACTTGAAAATTTCGAAAATCTACTTAATATCTTGCAAAAAGAACTTTTAGATGTAAGTAATATTTCGGATATTAATACTTTAAAACTTATTTTTATTACTTTCAAACTTCATCATATTATTTACAAATCAAACGTCTATTCGTCCGTAACAAGAGAACATGTCGAAGATTTCTTGCTTGATATAAACGCCGAAAACTGTATGCTTGGAAAATGGCTTGAAGTACCAGAAATAAAAGAAATACTTATCAAAACAAAATATTATAGTAGGTTTAAAAAATACCATGAAGAAATACATAATATCGGACATGAAGTGTTGCTTAGAGTGAAAAAAGAGGGAGTGACAAGAGAAAATGAAGATTGGTATTACGATAAACTTGTAGAGCTTGAAAAATATGCTAAACTTCTATTCGAAGAATTCGAGAAATTTGTCGAAACTGCAAAAGAAGAAAAATTATTGGAACAAATTCTCGATGCAAGTAAAAAAATCCATATTTAA